TCCGATTGGAATCAGTTATGAATTATGATAGGTGTAGACACATGACTACTGATTACAATGATCAGGCTGCGGTGAGATTTGGATTGAAGAATAAATTTCAAACAATCTGAAGAGCGAAGAACAGACTAGAATGCATGTTACATCCTACTCTTCATATAGGCAGACCATTGATGACTTCTTCAGAATCTCTTCTATGATCTATTTGATAGAAATATTTCATCAGCTCCAGGACTACCAATTTCGGGAAAAAAAACTACTGGATAATACCCCCTGTAATACAGGAGCAGAAAACCGTTTGAACTCTGAAGACATCACGTTGCGACGTACATTCAAAAGaataaattttcaaaaaaatttggacgGAGGTGTTTCGAGTTTAAATTTAATGTTTATATCTTTTTCTTGAGATTacacaactcagacactcataatttccaaaaaaaaattggacgGAGGTGTTTCGAGTTTAAATTTAATGTTTATAGTTTTTTCTTGAGATtgcacagtacaactcagataCCCACAACGCTTcttgagattgacgaagtcaccacagacgTCTCGCTGTCGACGAGAACATTGtctaccactgaatgcacaacgcCGTTGAACTCTACAATATTCGCTCCCACAGGGAGTCGAACCCAGCTGCTATTGAGGCTCCtataaccactaggctacatgCACTTTCATATTTAACTAGCAGGTAACCCCGCGCGTTGCACAGGGATGGAGCCACGAATTCTTAGCGTGCAAAATCAGATAAAGGCTGAGGAAGAATGgtattcaaaattccaaatcagcataagagaaaaaggaaagggccATAATGGGATAAGGTCAATAATGGGAAATGCTGATAGCCCAAAACAAAGAATCAACTGCAGTTGTAGTGAAGCAGCTGAACTGAAATTACAAAACCTGAATCAAAAGACTTCACAAAATTTAAAGGCAAGAATTGCTTTTGTTCAGTTACATCTTGTACTGAAATTGTGACCCAAGGGGGTCAGTAAAATAGAAAAGTACCTAGATTGGAAGATATAGCGGAGATTGTGCCAAAATGTATGCATTATAGAAAGGTGCAGCTAATCTGTTAAGACATGCATTTCAGCTAAACCCAATCATTCGTGCCAAAATTCTGCAGTATAAAACATACACCTCAAGGTGCATATGAAGCAGCAGTGATGAACATCTATGCAAATATCAATCCATTTGGAGTTATCATCTGTAGTTTTGGTCATCTTCATTTGGTATCAAAGAATGACTGCAACTTCCAATACATAACTgtgaaacagaaataaaagATTGGTTCAGATTAAATTCTAAGTCAGGATTCAGAGTCTAATCCTAACTGCAGTGTCTGTCCGCACGCATCTGCATGCCTCTGCAGATGCAGTACAAACGCTACCGAGATAGCATCTCAATTTGCCTAGGTGGTATATAATTTGTGGTGGGCACATTTTACGCAAAAGAAATATTATAACAAACTATACATGTATAATAGGAAGCAAGGGGAAAAAAACGAACAAAATACCCTGAATGGTTATGGATGTTGCGAACACAGTACCTTGAATTGTGATGGCTGTGCGAACTGCATCCGAAAATAAAATTCCTGCGTGTTGCATAAATACACCGAGGTCAGATTTTGAGGCAAATCAATTGtagtttttttgggggggggacTGTATATGCAGACAACTTCATTGACAAATTTGTAGTTGACGAAGGAGCTAGCTGATCTCGTGTTCCACCTTGTCTATAACGACGTCTTGTGACACTGGTTCGGATAACAGGTGACCAAGATTGAGATGGTGCTGTTGGCGCTTGCAGTAGCATGGACATACATCATTGTAGAGACCAAAGCAAGCTCACCCGACCATGAGGTCCCTGCGATGTAAAGCTAACTGCACGTGCTCATCGGATCTGCAGGCGGAGGTGTTTGGGGAGGCGAAGGAGAACACGACGGTGATCGTAAGGTGCTTCTATGGCCATGCTAATTCAAAGTACCATAGCAATGTCTGTCAGGAGCAAACAACATaacaaaaggaaaataaataaacaaatgGACACGAAAATGCAGAATTCACCTATGGAAGACTCTGATGTATGGAAGGTTGTTTGTTTCTCATGTGAAAACCTCGAATCCAGTTCATCTTACGGAAATAAAGATAATGAATGAGTTTTGATTACCTCTAAATGAACAAATGAAATCGAGGTCGGAGCAGGGCAGTCGACCACTGGAGGCGGACGGGGAACTGGAGATGGAAGCAGTCGGGGTCGCCGGCTCGGAAGTCGCTGAGAGCCGAGGCGGAGTTGCGGAGAGGCCGGCGACGCTGACTCGCACCGTCGCCTGTCGCGCCAAGGCCGGGACTCGGGAGTCGCGGAGAGCTGAGGCGAACTGACAGAGCTGAGGAGTCGCGGAGAGGTGAGGCGGAGTAGCggagaggccggcggcgacgattcGTGCCGTCGGCTGTCGCGTCGAGCGTGCAGGACATCCTGGTCCGGCGGCGGGATAcgccccgcgcggccgcgccgacCGACCACCGCCGGGGAGAGTAAGAGGCGATGCGTCGTGGCCACCTGGGCTAGGCATCGGTAAGGCCGGTCGCGGAGCGGAGCAGCGGCTGGTGGAGATGGAGAGGCGACGCGCCGATCAGATCCGCCAGCAGGACCGGCCGCCGAGGAGCCCAGAGGCAGGGGAgagggtggccggcggcgcggacggggCGGGCGGGTGAAGGCTGCCGGGGAAGGGGCAGGGTCGTGGGATTGGAGATGGATGGGGATGGATTGCGACAGGAGAGTATGGATAAGAACAGGAACCATGTATCGCGTCGCTTCGATCCGAACCGAGAGAGTTCCAGATGCCCCCGCCGAGTCTTAAAGCCAAACATCTGGATTGCTCCTGCTGCAGATCGGACGGATGTTACAAACCAGCGACGTGGCCTCATGAGAGAAGAGCTATGGTATACAGAAATAGAGAATATAGTAGATGTTTATAGCAGTGTCCTTGACTCCTATAGTCCTGTGTAGAACTTCAACCTGGAAATAAAATGAGAAAGAAGTGGGCAAGCACAGAAGACGGAGAGGGCCTAAAATGGAAGAGGCCGTCCAATGCGTACGCCTGGCCCAAAGATAGAGAAGGAGATATCACTGGGCCAACATAACCAGGTTGACGGGCCAATCAAGGAAATCTTTCTCATTTTTCGGCTATTCATCAGGCGCACCGCGGACTTGAAATTCAGACGATGTAAGCATTAATAATCATGCTTCTACTCATATAAACAAATGCGAATTGGCTTGTATTCCAATGGTAGGACGGTCCAGTGGGACGCTACCACTAGGGTTCAAATTCTGGTGCTCGCATCTTTTCTTGggatttttctaggatttaccGGTATTACACATTAAGTGGTgagcgacgttcccgtcgacgacGAGGCGCTAGTGGTGACTTCGGGAATCTTCAGATCTACCGGTGCTCAGTCcttcggaggtgctcataggggtagggtttgcgtacgtgtattcatagggtgtgagtgtgcgtgcgtgttgtgAGCGTCTTgtgattctaaaaaaaaatgTGTGAGCTTCATCAATCTATAAGTAATGTAAAACAAATTTAGTTTGTATATGGTGTGACCTGTGAGTGCACATACTTTGACTTGCCATCAGCATAATATAACTCATATGCTTATTAGAATATGCCCAAGTTGCTTGTAGGTGCCTAGGTGGTACTAACTTGTAAACACGTATGGCATGACCATTTGGAACTTGCAAGAGTCCCAAATACCGCTTGGGCAACTGGAACATAAAGAAATCTTGCAACTTCTGAGGTTTTTAGAAGCCACATGTATCTCTAAACTCCAATATTACGGTCTAAAGCTTGCAACTCACCTAATTTTGTTTTTTCTAACAGAACTTTGATTTGGCCTCCACCCACCTTGGCTTGATTAGAAGTTTTACCATTTAGCGTGATTTAGATTGCTGCAACTACATCAATTGGGATGGAGTATACAAGGACTGCATTGTGGTCGTGGTTTGCAACTGGACTTTATAATAAAGTAGGAAAAAAACTATCTTTGCTACATGACACTATGAAATTTATATGTGTTTGCAGTTATGCATGACTAGCCTATCAACTCGTGCTCCTTCACGGGCTAATTAaagttaatataaaaataaaacttatagctaataattataattacatATCTCATGTCCTCTTTTATCTATTAATAtactaacacatactctaaaaattTGCATTACATCTCCatatgtgtttgatatatatttaattgaactattTATTAGTGAATTTGTATTCCTAACGCTCCATCATAGATGGagataatatattaataatagtagaaatagtaatttagaattttacatTCGTGCAtattaatattttgttataattatataattagtaGAAATATTAATTTAGAATTCTATATTCGTGCACTTTAATaatttgttataattatatattttaaatttagatTTAGGGTTTACTTTAACTCTTAACGataacataattggataattaaTATACACCCTTAGAGGGTTATTTGTATTATCTTATATGGTATTGCtaggtaatttacatgaagattagggttaatttatgttttttataatgacagcggtgggtaatttagatacatgtttaaggggttactttagtctattttcatagtTTCAGAGGCAGGTAATTTATTACAAAAGTTAACAGATCCCATGACTATTATTATTAGAATTGTCAGATTGATGGCCAtatatttctgatttttgtgagatttTCAAGAATTCTCTATTTTTAGGATGTCCACCTAGAATTCTAGGTTGCTTCATGTGGAGACTTCTTTCTCAAAGAAGTCTTCAATTAGTAATAGGAAGATTTCACGTCCTCTACTAGTCGAAGATAATAAATTGTGTCCTGCAGTAATATGCACAATTTTATACAAgtgctccctccgttctaaattataagtcgtATGACTTTTTTGAcaccaagtttgaccactcgttttattcaaaaaatttatgaaaatatagtcaaatttaactcattcttgaagaacttgtattgatgaagtaagccacaacaaaagaatttacattttgcacaaatttttgaataagacgaatggtcaaacTTGGGgtgaaaaaagtcaaacgacatATAATAtagaaacggagggagtatatgtcTAGTGACAAAATATCCACCTTTCAATGTCCTCCAAAATACGGAGTACACCTTTTGTCGTAGTATCATGTAGTAAAAGTTTGCTAGAATAATGTACAGAGTATTACGGTTACGGAACTGATGATCGAAAACGAAACCAagcgagagagaaaaaaaatcagacacctttgttttattttttttaaagacaGACTAGGCACGGCCGCACGGGAGGCGCGAGGCAGGACAGGACGTCGGTGCGTTCGTGCCGTGCGTGCCATAGCGCGCGCCGTCCCTGGTGAGATCCCCaagacgacgccgacgacgaacGGAACCCCACCAAAATCTCACCTTTGTCCTCCTCCTCGCTTCCCAGATCTCTCCGACTCCCCCCCTAcaccccggcggccgccgcagaTCTGAGGGTCATCGGCAGCCATGATCTCCAGCAAGCTCAAGTCCGTCGACTTCTACAGGTGCGCCCCCGATCTGCCCTCCCTCGATCTCAAGCGCCCCTCCACTCCTCGATGCCTTTCCCGGGACAGGCTGGGATGCTGCGACTTTCTGTGGGAATTATTAGGTGAATACGGAGAACGGAGAGTGGTGTTGTCCGGTTGTGCTGGGCGGATTTCGGCGAATCCTGGATGACAGCGGCGTTTCTTTGAGGCGAATGCCCTATTGCAGTTGGCGCCGGTACACTGCGTCAGCGATGttccttttgtttgtttgtagcTCGGTAGAGACGGGAGACTTGTCCGATCAATTGGTAGATGTTGTGCTCAAAATCCTGTTTTTCCTTTTGGTTTGTGGGCGTGACCATTCTGTAATTGCATCTTGAGTGGTAGCGCACTCATCCCGTCGTTAGATTTCATTTTGTAGTGGTTCTTCGTTTGGGGTTCCCTTTCGAGTTTGGACAGTGTTGCACTCTGATGCCGTATGCCATTCTAAAGTAGAAGCTAGTCCGTCAGTTCTGGATTAGATAGGAGAAGCCACATGTTTCCATTctcttaaagaaaaaaaatgacgtTTTCTGTTTAGACGGAATACACCCACGCTATGAATCATGATGAACTAATGCATAATCCATCTCGTTGGGATTTGACAGCTGAGTGGATCACACTGTTTAGTTCCTCAATGTATCAACCATGCTATTCAGTGAGAAGCTTATTGTTACTCATGTCCGTATTTGTAATGtttgattatttttttcatGTTGCAGGAAAATCCCTAGGGATTTGACCGAGGCATCATTATCTGGTGCTGGATTATCCATTGTAGCAGCACTAACTATGATGTTTTTGTTTGGAATGGTATTGCCCCACACAAGTTTCTCGTGTAATCAATATAATTTCCTTCATGTTCCAATAGGCAGTCATAAACTAAGTGTAAGGAAAGAAATTGGAAAAATAATTAATGACGCCCCTTTTTGTTTATGTAGAATACCATTCTATCATCTGGTTTTCTGTAGCATAGCTGACTTCAGTAACCACTTTCTATTTCTCACATTTGTTCCATTAATCGATTCAATTGAGTTAAGTGTTCTTTTTTTCAGTTGACTATTGAAATTAGAACATCAACAAGATGGGCTAGATTCTGAAGGCAAACTTCAAGCTAATGCGGCTGAAATTTGGTTTAGATTTGTCAATTGTGATCTAATAAACATTGAAAGTAGTAGTTTAGTTACATTATGCACTCGAAACATTCCAGTTACTATGGTACACAAAACATTGAAAGTAGTAGTTTAGTTACATTCTGTATCCCAACTATTCTAGTTGCTCTGCGTCCCATGCATTGAGGGTTGCCATGCCATTGATTAAATATTGCAATGCACCTTAGGGGGCGTTTAGTTGTttttggtgaaaatttttgggtgtcacatcaatgtttgaccagatgtcgggaggggttttcgaacactaattaaaaaactaacttcagaactcacttggaaaccgcgagacgaatcttttgaggcctttgaccgcatcattagcacatgtggggttactgtagcacttatggctaatcatgcactaattaagctcaaaagattcgtctcgtcgtgtacatccaaactgtgtaattagttttgttatttaattatatttagtgtttcatacatgtgttcaaaggggaggtgaaaatttttgggtgaaaatttttgggaactaaacggggccttacTTGCCTGCCATTTAAAGTTGACTTGATTTCTCATTTTTATGAGCTTTATCTTTTGCAAAGGTGAACTTCAAGTTTTCAACTAAGATGTTGATTATTTGACATTGCAGGAGTTGAGCAGTTACTTAGCAGTTAATACTACAACATCTGTGATTGTTGATAGGAGTTCAGATGGGGAGTTTCTGCGGATAGATTTCAATATAAGGTAAGCCCTATAGCATATCTCAAGTGCTGTTCAGTTTGGTGTTTAGATATATCAATATTGATATGTGCCCGTACGGATGCATATCTGCATATGTACACAGTACTACACTTCTGCCTTTTCTCTTTGCATACAATTTATAGAATTAGTGATTTCCTGACTTATGCCAACTCTGCTGATACTagttgttttagaatttgataTCTATTGGACAACAAGCACTTTGGGCAACTGCAACTAGTAGGGAGGGCTCTTGTTCGTTTGCAGCATTGTATGGTTTAATTTGTCTTGCTGGTCATTTGAGCTCTGGAATGGTTTTAGGGAATCTAGCGCCGTTTGTTTTTCTCAAACACATCAGATCGTGTGCCATTTATTAATATATTACTATTTTTATTCTGTTGTTaacattttctttatttttcctttctccttggtTCATGTGCGTTTCATCTGTAGCATACACTAAATTACATGGAATGATAGGCTTTGGTATTTGTTTGGAATTAGGGATGATTTCAGAAACTCTTGGCTATGAAGCTTGATTCTTGTTCCCTCAATGTTTACTGATTGCTATTGTCTTTTACAGCTTTCCTGCACTTTCATGTGAATTTGCATCAGTTGATGTCAGCGATGTGCTGGGAACAGTAAGATATATCTTTGCCTCAtatgcctttttttttgttctatcTTCTAGAATGTGGCAAAATTATTAGTTGCTATCCTTTGATGATACTAGAAAAAAGGGGAACATGAGAGATGTATTGTATTTTTTCAGAAAAACAAAGACATGTTGAAGTACTCATGTAAACTATCATGAACGTTAAAATCATTTTTGACTAGCTTTTTTAAGCTATGTATACATCTGCAGACCACATTATTTTGTTTTCTCGGTTAACTTTAATTATCTGTTAAATCCATATGCAGAACAGATTGAACATAACGAAAACTGTTTTCAAATATTCGATTGATCGGAATTTAGTACCAACTGGATCAGAGTTCCACCCTGGCCCTATTCCCATTGTCAGTAAGCATGGAGATGATGTAGAAGAGGATCATGTTGATGGTTCAGTTCCCTTGTCATCTCGCAATTTTGATAGCTATTCACACCAGTAAGTATTCAGCTATCTACCGACTTAAAGTCCTGCTTGATCATACATAGAAGTCATTCTTTATTTTAAGATCAATAACCGGATaattgttcatgttattcttttCATCACCATCTTTCGGCCACTTATTTTTGCACATTCATATTAATTGTATCTCAATAGCTCCAATTCTTTCGGCCATGCATTTTTGCACCCCTCTTGTATTTCTTTTATGGGATCCCTAATATTGATGATAGTTATCCTGCTGTTGTTCCTTTTCAGATATCCTGTTTTGGTTGTCAACTTTTATGCCCCCTGGTGTTACTGGAGCAATCGACTGGTTAGTATTGTTCCTTGTGTTCCTTTCCATTTATTTATGTTCATTACTTCGGCTACTATATTTCTGAGGATATATGATAATGTTCAAGTCATCTGGATATAATATACACCACAGAACAACAGTTGCACCACAAAACAGTGAAAGTCCTTGTCATAGTTTGGTTAATTTAATTATAGATGCTTAAATctgctgattttttttctttcagttGAAATATATTTGTGGTTTTGTTCTGGTGAAGTAAATGTAATATGTTGGGCTGTTTCTTATCACTCCTTTTCTCTTTCAGAAACCTTCGTGGGAGAAGACTGCGAAAATAATAAGGGAGAGGTAAATACTATTGCTCTTTATATGCTCCTAAGAAAGCTTAGGGATCAGTGTCTTACACTACTGATTAATAACCTTGCCTTTCGATCATGTGCAGATATGACCCTGAAATGGATGGTAGAATCCTTCTGGGCAAGGTTGACTGCACTGAGGAAATTGACTTGTGTAGGAGGTCTGTACCTATTGATACTTACATTTAAAACCAACATGATCCGAATGTCTATGATGCAATATGGAATCACAATTCATTGTTGGTTTTGTATCATGAGAGATTTTGTCAACTAGTTATGGAGTGTCTAAATAAGTAGTTTTATGATGTGAGGCTAAAATAATGAGACCATGATGCATTGTGTTTCATAAAATCACAATGCCACTTCCATCTGGATTCTGCAGTACTTATTCCTTCTGGATCTATTTACATAGAGAactattccttctgatgcttcAACCTAAAGGATCTATTAAGACTGATATGCAACTGCTCAAGGAAGGGTTCCATTGAGAGCTCATTCCTCATTCTTCTATTCATTTGATACTTTGATGTCGACTATTTTTGAGATTTTATTTGGAAGCTGTTCTGAATTCTGGCCTTGTTGGCCATTATGGCATCGGGTTTGGAGCTTGTTAGTTCATTTAGACTCCTGCATCCCCTCTTCTAGTTTTCCAAAAGAAAAGTAGGAATGCCAGGAAGCAGTTTTTCTGTGTTCCATATTGTTGGAGGAAAAAGTGGGAAATGCTGGGGATTCTGTACGTCCCCACCACCTGCTTTGTTGTCCATCTTCATTAGCGAGTTGCCATATTCACAAACAGACAGATAAAAAGGGGTGGCAGAATTATATATATTTACCATCTCTATTATGGAATGCTCTCTTATGACTTAGTATTGACCACAAGAGAAATCCTGAAATTGTTTTTGTTCCTTTTCACTCATATCATGAAACCTGTTGTTCCTTCATAACTTCTTTGGTTTGCGATTTTGCTGATGTTTCTTAATCAATAAATAGCTGGAATATACTTTTCATCACTTTAGTTTATCAAATGCAGGCACCACATACAAGGATACCCATCCATTCACGTTTTCCGTAAAGGGTCTGATATCAAGTAAGTACAGTTCATTTACATTCTATTTAGATACCTTCTAGAGTTTGCTTGGCTAGTCTCCAGGATAATGCTACTTGGGCTGCAAATACTTTTTTTTGTTCTACGTCTGTTTTGATATTTTTCCTAGTTCTATGAAAACCCCTAATTTTTCTTTACACAGGGAAAATCAGGGTCACCATGATCATGAATCATACTACGGGGAACGTGATACTGAGAGTTTAGTCGCGGTATGTTATGTATTACTTGTTTACCGATTGTTTGTACTGATTTAGCAATGTTTATATTTGCTATGATTCTATATCCTAAACATCATGCAGGAGGAGAACTGAAATGGCCTCCAAAAGGCCAAATATTCTTTATTTGTTGATCTTATGATCTATTGTTAGCTCTTAACTAACTGCTGATGTAATGTTTTAAACCTCAGGCAATGGAAACTTATGTTGCAAACATTCCAAAAGAGGCTCATGTGCTTGCTTTGGAAGACAAATCCAATAAGACTGTTGATCCTTCCAAGCGCCCTGCTCCAATGACCAGTGGATGCAGAATAGAAGGTTTTGTGCGAGTGAAAAGGGTAAATCAGCTACGCAATGACTTGCACAGAGATAATTTTGTGCATATGGTTGGTAATATGGGGAAGGGTGTTTTGCTGCCTTTAATAATAACATGTCCATTTACCAGGTTCCAGGGAGTGTTGTTATATCAGCTCGATCTGGGTCACACTCGTTTGATCCATCCCAGATAAATGTTTCACACTATGTGAATCAGTTCTCGTTTGGCAAAAAACTTTCACCAAGGATGTTTCATGAATTCTTAAGACTAACTCCCTATCTTCGTGGATACCATGATAGATTAGCTGGACAGTCTTACAGTGTTAAGCAGGGTGAGGTTAACGCCAATGTTACTGTAAGTCTCTAGCTTTTTGTAATGTTTCATATAGGTCAGTTTCTTTTCAGCAGCAATATTTCTTGTTTCTTTTGATTTACATGATTTATTTATGCTACTCTTAGATTGAGCATTACCTACAAGTTGTGAAGACTGAGCTTGTAACACTGAGGTCCTCAAAGGAACTGAAAGTGCTCGAGGAATACGAATACACAGCACACAGCAGCTTGGTGCACAGCTTCTACGTTCCTGTTGTGAAATTTCATTTTGAGCCTTCTCCCATGCAGGTTGGCATCCTCATTATACTATTCTGTTTTATCAACACGTGCATGATACATCTAAAATGATTCTCGTTAACCTTCAGGTCTTGGTAACTGAAGTTCCGAGATCCTTCTCTCATTTCATCACAAATGTCTGCGCTATTATTGGTGGAGTCTTCACGGTGCGAACACAatccttatatatatatatatatatatatatatatatatatatatatatagacatctgTGAGTTCAGATAAAAATGTCTAATGAAAACTGCCATGACAATTACAGGTTGCTGGAATACTGGATTCCATCTTCCACAATACGCTAAGGATGGTGAAGAAGGTTGAGCTAGGAAAGAACATTTAAATTCCGGTGCCGCTTCAGCGGATGTGCTAGGTAGCCATTATTTCGTTGTACCTGGGATAGCGATTCATAGTGATCTATATATTGAAGTCTTGAAGAGGGGAAACGTGAGTTAGGCAGAGTTGAAACTAGGGACCGTGGACTTGATACTAGGGACATCACTGTTTTGCTACATCCCTTACAAATAATACAGTGGATCCTTGAGGGTGAACCCCGTAAAAAAAAGGTAATCTGCTGTTATTGTTCCTGTGGCTCCCATTGCCACTACACTATTGTTCTTCTGTGTTTCCCAAATTCAGCTCTAGGAGCCGGAAGAagccaacttttttttttcaagtccGGCACCTGCGCAAACCTTAGATGTTAAATCCTTTCCTGCGATCTCGTCCAGTTCAAAGCATGCTCCAGTGTCGACCTCGCCGTCACAGCGTCAGCTCCACGGCCTGCTCGAGGAAGCCGTTGAGCTAGGAAGTAGGAAAGACATTGGCGTTTCCTCAACGTATTTCTGTTTTTTTGGCCACTATATATTTCTGATGAAGAACGAATGGGTATTCCTCGACAAATAAATGATGAATTTGTTTTTGCGACAGAGAACAAGGGGGGCTAAAAACTTTTCTATTCACGAAGATACCAAGATTACCCAGTTTGACTCGCTAGAGCTCCCTTGTTAGTACCAACATAAATAAAACATTTTGGCATTGCTGCTCGTCATGTGCGAAGCTAACAAATAGGATCGGACGACAAAAAACTCGTGTTGTGTTCGTTGACCAAGTTTTTGCACATAGCCACAAACAAAGACATGCTTAgcattaaaataaaaaagacatgCTGTACACTGGTAAGCAAGTAAATAATTAATGACTGGGTCGTTTTCGGTTTAGTATGAAACTTTGTAGCTATGCGGCATCACGCCTGTCTTCTTAGTTTTGTGTGTGTTTAAGACGAAAGTTCTCTCATGACAGCAATGCGATGTTTTTCTAAGTGTTTTACTAAGTTGTGATTTTTGTTCTCTTCATATACCATCTGATGAGACAGATTCGTGTAGAGGTTGGAAGTTGTATGGTTAAATTAAAATCAAACATAGTAAATTGAAATAGCACTTGATACGTATTTTGCTGTCCCTAAAAAATCTTGTCGTTGACAGTTTCAGATCAGAGGAAGTTGTGATGTCCACACAAGCACATGTATCTGTTGAGAGATGAGCAGAACCACTGGATTACTACTACCGGCCGCCTACATGAACCGTGGAGGTGCAGTCCGACGTGGCGTTGCCCTTGGTCCAGTACACGGCGACGTCGCACACCACCTCGGAGCTCGCCCTGATCTTGAAGGTGCCCAGCACCACGGCCTTGCCGGCCACCTCCGTCGT
This portion of the Panicum virgatum strain AP13 chromosome 2N, P.virgatum_v5, whole genome shotgun sequence genome encodes:
- the LOC120661543 gene encoding protein disulfide isomerase-like 5-4 isoform X1, yielding MISSKLKSVDFYRKIPRDLTEASLSGAGLSIVAALTMMFLFGMELSSYLAVNTTTSVIVDRSSDGEFLRIDFNISFPALSCEFASVDVSDVLGTNRLNITKTVFKYSIDRNLVPTGSEFHPGPIPIVSKHGDDVEEDHVDGSVPLSSRNFDSYSHQYPVLVVNFYAPWCYWSNRLKPSWEKTAKIIRERYDPEMDGRILLGKVDCTEEIDLCRRHHIQGYPSIHVFRKGSDIKENQGHHDHESYYGERDTESLVAAMETYVANIPKEAHVLALEDKSNKTVDPSKRPAPMTSGCRIEGFVRVKRVPGSVVISARSGSHSFDPSQINVSHYVNQFSFGKKLSPRMFHEFLRLTPYLRGYHDRLAGQSYSVKQGEVNANVTIEHYLQVVKTELVTLRSSKELKVLEEYEYTAHSSLVHSFYVPVVKFHFEPSPMQVLVTEVPRSFSHFITNVCAIIGGVFTVAGILDSIFHNTLRMVKKVELGKNI
- the LOC120661543 gene encoding protein disulfide isomerase-like 5-4 isoform X2 → MSAMCWEQLNITKTVFKYSIDRNLVPTGSEFHPGPIPIVSKHGDDVEEDHVDGSVPLSSRNFDSYSHQYPVLVVNFYAPWCYWSNRLKPSWEKTAKIIRERYDPEMDGRILLGKVDCTEEIDLCRRHHIQGYPSIHVFRKGSDIKENQGHHDHESYYGERDTESLVAAMETYVANIPKEAHVLALEDKSNKTVDPSKRPAPMTSGCRIEGFVRVKRVPGSVVISARSGSHSFDPSQINVSHYVNQFSFGKKLSPRMFHEFLRLTPYLRGYHDRLAGQSYSVKQGEVNANVTIEHYLQVVKTELVTLRSSKELKVLEEYEYTAHSSLVHSFYVPVVKFHFEPSPMQVLVTEVPRSFSHFITNVCAIIGGVFTVAGILDSIFHNTLRMVKKVELGKNI